The window AAATAGGATGTAGCAGTAACCGGATACATGAACCATGTCCCGGTTTGACAGGTTGTTCTTCGGTTTATTTCAATGGTTTCAGTCCCAGAGATGCTCTGAGTCTATTAGCTTCTGCAATCTCAGGATCCGGATGATCTGTTCCATCTTccttcatcttctctttcttctccttcttcttcttaggtTCCTCCCTCTCATCACTCTCATGTCTCTTACGATCCCTACTCCTGCTTCTACTTCTCCGCCTtgccctctctctttctctgtccCTGCCTCGTTCCCTTTCCCTGTCTCGGTCCCTATAGTGATCtctgtctctgtctctctcCCTATCCCTGTCTCGACCACGCCCACGTTCCCTTTCATAGTCTCTGTCGTAGTCTCGGTCCATGTCATAGTCTCTATCATAATCACGGTCCCTGCCAACGATAAGGTGTCAACATCAATGATAATGGCATATAATAAATACAAACACAATGAGGTAAGCTAGTGTAAGAATGTTTGATCCATCATACTTCTTACTGTACACTGTCAGTACAGTAAAACCTGTTGGGATCTCCACAATTCAATTTCGGAAGCTGTATGAAACCGCTGATGGCTTGAGATGCCATAAGAGGAAACATATATTCAAAAGAGAGAATACTAGACATGGTGCGTGAGCATTAGCTAGAACAAAACAGCTTCCACAAACATATCACAAGAACATATAGAATGCTAAGAGCAAGGATTCAGATACCTGTGCCTATGACTGTCACGTCTCCTGTCCCTGTCTCTGTCcctatctctttctctttcaggACTCCTACGGTGATGATCCTGTAAACGAAGAGGAAGATGGTATCAACACAACAGTTGCTATATATAAACAGAGATGAGAACAAATACAAACTATTGAAGAGTTAAAGCAACGACCTTCTCGTCTTCAGATCCGTCAGCCATCCCTTCATTCTCctctttttcctcttcttcttcaaagtCGTCTTCCAAAACACTCTTCCTCGGCTCTAACAAACCATTCTGTTCAAGCGTCCACCTATCATCACAGCAACACATTAACCAAAAATCTAATATTAAGCTATACTTATATAGCAAAAGAACAAACCTTTTCTTCAAGCGTGGCATTGCGATATCACACGAATAATCCTTGGTTAAAAGCTCCTCAATGACTTCGTCCACATGTGTCAACGAAAACCCTGATCAAACCCAAGGAGATAAACCTCGTTAGTTAGTGAAACACACCAATCAAAGGTTTTAACTTCATTGAATGAAAACGAAACTTACTCCCATCAGATAGCTTCTGCCTCACTTTACGGTAGTCATTGTAGAGAGGCTCGAGGTAGCGATAGACATCAACATCAGACCCAGTGAGACGTAGATAAAACGCACCTAGAATACGAACATACCTGCACAAACACAAAGAGTTAAATCTTCTCAAGAATCAACCTTTACAACACCCAAAAACAAGCTTGATAATCCTAAGGCGCATGAAGCTAAAGCTAGCCAAACATACATATGCTTGAGAAACAACTAATACCAGACTAAATGCACCTAGAATACGAACATATCTGCAGAAACACACAAGAGAGTCAAACCTTCTCAAGAATCAACCTTTACAACACCCAAACACAAGCTTGATAATCCTAAGGCGCATGAATCTAAAGCTAGCCAAACATACATATATGCTTGAGCATCAGCTAAGACTAGGCTAATTGCAGTATCAAACACACAAGACTTTAGTTAGAAACCATACTTGTAATCCTCTCAAGAATCAACCTTTAAAACACCCAAAGCAAAAGACAAGAGCTTTGGTTAAGAAACCATACTTGTAATCATCGTTCTTGATGAACTCCACGACGATCTCTTTCTCAGGCTGGATCTGCAGCATCTTCAGTATCAGGCAAAGGAAAGGAGTGGGCTTGCGGTTACCACCGAAGGTCCCGCCAACGTGGTCGAGCTCCATAGCCTTATCTACAAGAGTCTCCGCCGTGAGGCCGAAGCACTGCTCCTTCCAGAAAGTGTGATTGTAGATTTTCGTCCGCACGATCTTCTCCACCAGATTCTGAGGGTTCGTCCCTCTTATGTTCTTCGCCAACGGATCCGTCCGGTTCGCCATGGTCACAGGGAGAAACCCAGGAACCGCCTACTCGCCGGAATAGCTATGATTAGAAGACGATGTTTCAAGACACTAGGGGTGGCTTCGGAGAGAGATATATTCGAAAGGTCGGCTTTTGATATTAATGGGCCTTGATTTAATTAGTAGGCCCATATCGAGAAGAGATTAATATGCCTATTGGAAACTGAGGTGACGCCGTTAGTTGGACGTCCATTAAGGTCATTATTTCTGCAACATTTGAGAATATTCAATTTAGTTCGGATCCGTTCGGgtgaaaatgtttaaaatatattttacaattaaaGGAAATTTGGTATGAATTGCCTCTAATAATTATCAGTTcagtttaaatatttaaattaggaaCCATCCAAAAATAGTATTTATTTCTGTTATTTTTTATCACACAGTTAATTCTAGTTTTATTCTATGTTTTAAATCCAAATGAACTAAATTAAACTTGGTCGAACTATATTTACTCATTATCcaaagtatttttttgttcagTTACCTATCcggttttgaaaatatattgacAAAAACCAATTTAGTTTCCTTCGCTAATGTATCTTACATTATGAAAACTAGATTATTCTGTTATGGGAATTTTAAAGTGGGTATTAAGAACGGTTCACACTATAACTTGCATTACTTCAAATATATGAAACATATTTTCTATTACTGTGATTCTTAGATAATCTTACAAGAAAGGGAAAAAGACTTATAGACATGGAGATCTATCCTCTATCTATACAAGAGAATGATGATCCATTTGCAACTAAAatgattattatattttctgctTTCATCTGTTTCAGTTTCAAAGGATTTGACCGGAAAagggaaaaataaaataaaaagttgtaTATTAATATCGAAAAGATATATCTTATCTACTTATAAGATCCTCAGCAGATCCGTACGACTGTCACTGACCCAGATAAGTTTCTTTATTCAGTTTCCGAAAAGAATCAGTCTTCCATATCCAACACACAAATTGAACACACGCAAAATCTTTCTACTTGTCAGGAAAACAAAATCATATCAAATCGGTTCTTGATTTATTACAGAGGATTGAAACCTAATAAATCTCTTTTCATATCATCATATAACTTAGTTCTATACAAAATGTATCTCACTATCTACATTTTTGTATTATGCAATAATTCAAAGTGGTCCTCTAGAAAACAAAGAACCCCACACACGATTCCATGAACATGACCTAACAAGTAACTACATACAAAAGACAAATACGTGCAACTTTATATGTATAATGACTGATACTGAAACTATAACCCCTAAAAATAAGATATCACGAGATATCCGTGATATTCTTTGATGCAATCTCTTCGCCatgctctttttctttttaattatgagGAATTAAATAGTTGgtgataataataatagaagAAACCATCATAAATACCATCACCAGATTCACATGACTCCACAACACTTTCTGAATCTGTCACTTTCTTTCTATATGTATCCTTgtctttttgatttttgaatttgtttttattagaGGTGGTGGAAAATTGAAAGCTATATGTCCTGAAGGGTGCCTGTATTAATGCTAGAGCCAGTCTTGCTTCTTAGCTTATTGTCAAGCTGTTTTCTTTCTCAGTTACTTGACATCTAAGGAACAAACGAGATGAATAGTGGTTCTTGTTCATCTTTAATGGAGGTGGGTTATGAtgatcatcaccatcatcatggTCATGAAGAGCTTCATGTTTTGGCCGTGGATGATAATCTTATTGACCGTAAACTTGTAGAGAAGTTGCTCAAGATCTCCTCTTGCAAAGGTTCCATTCTTTTCTCACCTTCCTATTTTTtctgattttaatttattttgtattttgtatatattttggcATTAATTCTTTTATGAAATGTGATATTATTGTAGTTACAACAGCAGAGAATGCCATTAGAGCATTGGAGTATTTGGGTTTGGGAGATCAAGATCAGCATATTGATGCACTGACCAATAATGTAAGCAAGATCTATGGGTTTTTTTTTCCCCTTGACACATCTTGTAGGAGCGAAAATCATGATATTGATTCTGACAAATCTATGAAGAAAActcaaaaatgtattttttttctccaGGATTTGAAGGTGAATCTAATCATCACAGACTATTGCATGCCAGGGATGACAGGCTTCGAGCTACTCAAGAAAGTGAAGGTAATAACAACTATAACAACTACTTCTTGGAATCAAGAATCACATGTTTTATCGGTTTAATTAGTTCAATTTTAACAAATTATCTCATGTGTTTCTATAGCAGGAGTCATCAAATCTGAAAGAGGTCCCTGTTGTGATAATGTCATCAGAGAACATTCCTACTCGAATCAACAAGTAAGAATAATAGAGATCTAATTAAGACCTTGTCTCTGTTTTCTTCCTATGGAAGTAACTAACTATAAGACCATCTTGTGTTCTGTTTTTGGTCTCTTAAATGCAGATGTTTAGCTAGTGGAGCTCAAATGTTTATGCAGAAGCCACTGAAACTATCGGATGTTGAGAAACTTAAATGTCATCTCATGAATTGCAGAAGCTGAACATGAGAGACCATTATGTAGCCCTAACcgtaaaaaaatttcattatcTTGATTCCTTATTTGATAGTGTTACATGTTTTTTTGTGTCTTCTGAAAATCAAGTAATGTTTTCAAAATAGCAATCTTAAGCTACACACAAAAAAGAAGTGAAAGGGATATAAGAAAACGATTATGGTTATGAAGATGTGACGATGTCTTCTCTCTTCAAACCCTAAGCAACGAATAAATGGATAACAAGAGATGAAGAAACATCTCTTTGTTCCTCTAACCATTGAAAACGTACACCACACGCAACAATAACAACACTGATTCTCTTCcttatttttctctcttttcttcttcttttgctgCCAATTTTGCGCAAGATTTTCATCGTTCTGATTCCACATCAAATCTGCGACACTGCGTGAGGTAAGAATCTGTGGAGTATTGTGCTGCAAGAAAGGTCTAGGTTTCTGTTTGAAACAGAACTATCGAAATTCCGAACACGAGATTCTTATTACATGTGTCCTTCCTTTATTGTATCAATTCTTATTACTTTTAGACGGAAGCTGATCCAGCTCCGACCaaccaagttttttttttcttttgttgcgTATGCATCGCACGATTTCTAGACTTGTATTATAGTAACTATAATcatgatatattttataatatagcaAATCATGCCGCTAATATACGGTAGAAGTTACCTAATATGTGGAAGTATTGTTGCCTAATAGTTAAGGTTAAATGATTCTACGTCTAGGTATGAGATTCGAATTATCAAAGGTTCTAAAGTACTATAGATTGGTTGTTTGCTGCGGAGAGAATATATTAATCGAGAATGTCGAACAATAGTTTGTGGATCTAAAAAGAGCTTAATCGTAGAATTACTATCATGGAGTTGTTCATCAATAGTATATGTTGCAGGTTGTTTATCATAATAtctaataaaatgaaaaattatatgaCATGTAATTGTTATCTAAGTGTTAAAAAAATAGCTAATATTGGTAGTCAAGTTTCAAtaattctataaaaaaaaaagttaaagctAGGTGGGAATTAGATGAGATTATCGAGCTGATACGTATCCAAAAAGATTTGAATAATGAATTGTGGAATTAAATGTTTACCAAACTCTGACCTAACTAATCTACACGATTTGAAATCTGAATCTCAACCTAGTATAGGTTTAGAAGTGGTCAAATCAAATCGATTCGATATGAACCGAAGAAAATGTGAtctaaactaatttaaaaaaatatatatattcagcaGTTGAAAGTTTTTATTAGTGCTTGTACACGAAAATTATGAAACTGAATCTCTTTGCAAtctattatcatttatacaaattaatataaaatacaaatttattagaaaattgaactttatataaataaat of the Brassica rapa cultivar Chiifu-401-42 chromosome A03, CAAS_Brap_v3.01, whole genome shotgun sequence genome contains:
- the LOC103857945 gene encoding pre-mRNA-splicing factor 38, whose amino-acid sequence is MANRTDPLAKNIRGTNPQNLVEKIVRTKIYNHTFWKEQCFGLTAETLVDKAMELDHVGGTFGGNRKPTPFLCLILKMLQIQPEKEIVVEFIKNDDYKYVRILGAFYLRLTGSDVDVYRYLEPLYNDYRKVRQKLSDGRFSLTHVDEVIEELLTKDYSCDIAMPRLKKRWTLEQNGLLEPRKSVLEDDFEEEEEKEENEGMADGSEDEKDHHRRSPERERDRDRDRDRRRDSHRHRDRDYDRDYDMDRDYDRDYERERGRGRDRDRERDRDRDHYRDRDRERERGRDRERERARRRSRSRSRDRKRHESDEREEPKKKKEKKEKMKEDGTDHPDPEIAEANRLRASLGLKPLK
- the LOC103857946 gene encoding two-component response regulator ARR16 isoform X1, yielding MNSGSCSSLMEVGYDDHHHHHGHEELHVLAVDDNLIDRKLVEKLLKISSCKVTTAENAIRALEYLGLGDQDQHIDALTNNDLKVNLIITDYCMPGMTGFELLKKVKQESSNLKEVPVVIMSSENIPTRINKCLASGAQMFMQKPLKLSDVEKLKCHLMNCRS
- the LOC103857946 gene encoding two-component response regulator ARR16 isoform X2, with the translated sequence MNSGSCSSLMEVGYDDHHHHHGHEELHVLAVDDNLIDRKLVEKLLKISSCKVTTAENAIRALEYLGLGDQDQHIDALTNNDLKVNLIITDYCMPGMTGFELLKKVKESSNLKEVPVVIMSSENIPTRINKCLASGAQMFMQKPLKLSDVEKLKCHLMNCRS